The genomic segment TTAGCTTTATCGCCTGCAAATCCTGATATTCTTTATGCTGTAATAGAACTTCCCGGGAATAAAGGAGGGCTTTATCGTTCTTCTGATAGAGGCGAAAGCTGGGAAAAACGCAGCAATAAAATTGCAAGCAGCCCTCAGTATTATAACGAACTTTATGCCGATCCTATCAATCAAGATATAGTTATATTAATGGATACCCGTGCCGGTCGCTCAAAAGATGGGGGTAAAACTTGGGAAAATATTGAAGGTCGCAATAAACATGTTGATAATCACGCACTATGGATAAATCCTGACAATACCGATCATTACCTGATGGGCTGTGACGGTGGATTGTACGAAACCTATGATGGAGCAGAAACTTGGCAGTTTGCAAGCAATCTTCCCATCACTCAATATTATCACGTAAGAGTGGATAACGATTATCCTTTCTATAATGTGTATGGTGGTGCTCAAGACAATGGTTCTTGGTTTGGACCTTCTCAAACACATCGCAGATACTTGGTAAATAGCGACTGGACTTATACTATTGGTGGCGATGGTTATTTATCTACTCCAGACCCAAATAATCCCGGTATTTCTTATCACTCATCACAGTATTGCGGTATCAGAAGATATGATGAGACAACAGGAAATAGCATTTCTATTAAGCCTCAACCAACTACTGATGAGGAATATACTTGGAACTGGAATACACCTTACTTTATCAGCCATTTCGATTCTAAAACTTTATATATCGGTGGTAATTATGTGTTGAAAAGTACCGATATGGGTGGTAGTTGGAAAAAAATCAGTGGCGATTTAACACGTCAGATAGACCAGAATACTTTACCAATGATGGGTAAGATTTGGCCTCCTGAAGCTATTGCCAAAAATATGTCGACTTCTAAATTTGGAAATATCTTTGCTTTATCTGAGTCTCCTTTGAAAAAAGGAATGATGTATGTAGGAACCGATGATGGTTTAATTTGGATTACCGAAAATGATGGTGAAAACTGGACAAAATACAGCTCATTCCCCGGTATTCCGGATATGACTTTCGTGAATTATGTGCTTCCTTCTCAATACGATGAAAGTACGGTTTATGCTTGTTTTGACGGGCGTAAGAACAGCAGTGATTTTACTCCTTATTTAATAAAAAGTACCGATAAAGGAAAAACTTGGACTTCTATAGCTTCTAACCTTCCATCCGGAACTGTTTACGTTATTCAAGAAGATTTTGAGAATCCTAATATCTTATTTATCGGGACAGAGTGGGGCGTTTGGACAACTATTGACGGTGGTAAGAAATGGGTTCAGCTCAAAAACGGAATTCCTCCGGTTCAAGTGAAAGATTTAACAATTCAAAAACGTGAAAACGATTTGGTTGTTGCTACTTTTGGTCGTGGATTTTATGTTATGGATAATTATTCTGCTTTGCGCGAATTAAGCGAAAATCTTGCGAAGAAAGAGGCGCATCTATTTAAAATTAGTGATGCTTTAATGTATTATCCTTCAAGCAATCTAAATTATCAAGGTGATGTTCATTTTAGAACACCAAACCCAAACCCATCAGCTAAATTTGAATATTATATTAAAGATGGATACAAATCGCTAAAGGCTAAAAGAACTAAAACCGATATTACAGCCTCTAATTATCCTTCTGAAGATGTATTGAGAGCTGAAGCAACAGAGGCTAAGCCAACATTGGTTTTTACTGTTTATGATGCCGATGACAATATTATGCGAAAACTTACAACTTCTTTAAGCAGCGGTTATAACAGCATAAATTGGGACTTACGTTATTTGACTGATCGTGGACCAAAAGTTCCTCCTGGAGATTATACCGTAGCCATTGATAAAAACATAGACGGCGTATTCACTCGCTTAGTAGAGCCACAGACTTTTAAAGTTATATCATTGCCTAACGCATTGGGAACACCTGATTACGCTGCAAATTTCAATTTCTTAAAAGATGTGAATGATTTGAATGCACAAGTAAATGCGGCTCGTGTAAAAATTCAGAATATGAATACACGTATATCGAACATGAAAAAAATGTTAGCAAATATGCCTGTTGAAGCCAGTGTTTTGGTTAATAAAATGGCTGATTTACAAAAAGAGATTGACGATGTTGCTAAGGTTGTTATTGGTGGTTTTGGAGCTAAAAATAGTGTGTCAAGCAGAATTCGCTTTGCACAATATACCACTGCTTCTGCCGAAGCCGATATCACAGGAGCTCAAAAAGAACAGTTTGCTCTTGCTCATGAAGCCTTTGTCGGTCAGGCAGATACTATAAACAATTTGTTTACGGTTAAACTTCCTGCACTGGAAAAAGCATTTGAAGAAGCCGGAGGAGTATTATTTAATAATGTTCCTGAACGCCATAGATATTGGGAAGAATAAAAATTATTAATTTTAAAATAGGGCTGTCAAAAAGTTTGACAGCCCTATTTTTTTATATCAAAATAAACCCTCCTTTTAACCCAAAGAAACATCAAGAAACATCATTATTGCAAATCCTATCATAGCACCAATAGTCGAAAAATCAGTTTCATTACCCGTCTGAGCTTCGGGAATTAGTTCTTCTATAACAACAAAAATCATTGCTCCGGCAGCAAAGGATAAGGCATAAGGAAGCAAAGGAGTCATTACTAAAACCAGGTACGCTCCAAGAACTCCGGCTATGGGCTCTACAACTCCTGATAATTGCCCGTAATTAAAAGATTTTAGTCTTGGCATTCCTTCCCTACGAAGAGGAATAGACACAGCAGCACCTTCGGGAAAATTCTGAATTCCTATACCAATAGCTAATACTACCGCTCCGGCAAGCACTCCCACATCAGGATTATGAGCTAAAGCACCAAAAGCAACACCAACGGCTAATCCTTCGGGAATATTATGTAATGTAATTGCCATAACCAATAATATACTTCTTTGCCAATGTGTTTTTATTCCTTCGGCTTTATCAGTAGAAAGTCCCATATGCAAATGGGGTAAAATCTTATCAATTAATAATAAAAAAGCGCCACCAGACAGGAACCCTATTACTGCCGGTATCCATCCCTGAGTGCCGGCTTCTTCACTCATCTCAATGGCAGGTTTTAATAATGACCAAAAACTGGCGGCAATCATCACTCCTGCTGCAAAACCTAACATGGAATTTAATACTTTTTGATTGATGGTTTTAAAGAAGAAAACCATAGAAGAACCCAAAGCAGTCATTGCCCAAGTAAATAATGTAGCCCCAAGTGCCAATAATATCGGATTATAATCAAGTAAGTATTCTAAATTCATTTTCAATTATTTCTAATTTTTAAAAGAAGATGTTATTTTTAAGTCCCCCAAAGTTATCAAGTTTTTCTTCAAATAAAATCGTTAAATAATTTTTAGAGTAACAGAAGTTAAATTGCTAAGATATCGTTAAATAATTCACTTTAGATTGGAATAGTTAATACCTTTGTTTCTTTTTTAAAATACAGAATCCATGGATAAAAATAGAACAGTAAATTTCATTAAAAAAATAGAGATTTTTAGAGGAATAGAACAGCCCGAGCTTATTGG from the Bacteroidales bacterium genome contains:
- a CDS encoding ZIP family metal transporter yields the protein MNLEYLLDYNPILLALGATLFTWAMTALGSSMVFFFKTINQKVLNSMLGFAAGVMIAASFWSLLKPAIEMSEEAGTQGWIPAVIGFLSGGAFLLLIDKILPHLHMGLSTDKAEGIKTHWQRSILLVMAITLHNIPEGLAVGVAFGALAHNPDVGVLAGAVVLAIGIGIQNFPEGAAVSIPLRREGMPRLKSFNYGQLSGVVEPIAGVLGAYLVLVMTPLLPYALSFAAGAMIFVVIEELIPEAQTGNETDFSTIGAMIGFAIMMFLDVSLG